A genomic region of Leptolyngbya sp. NIES-2104 contains the following coding sequences:
- the rpsT gene encoding 30S ribosomal protein S20 — protein sequence MIQTRSLVNDAIVFYLTIFSVHSRSFPRVTVANIKSAKKRVEVAERNRLRNKSYKSAIKTLMKKYFSAVDQLAANPSDEAKKAVDEAMSAAYSKIDKAVKRGVLHRNTGARRKARLGRALKKQTAAAS from the coding sequence ATGATTCAGACACGATCGTTGGTCAACGATGCTATAGTATTTTATCTGACTATTTTTTCTGTCCATTCTAGAAGCTTTCCAAGAGTCACCGTGGCAAATATCAAATCTGCTAAAAAGCGCGTCGAAGTCGCTGAACGTAATCGTCTGCGAAATAAATCCTACAAGTCAGCGATTAAAACGCTGATGAAAAAATACTTTTCGGCTGTAGATCAGCTTGCGGCAAATCCGTCAGATGAAGCAAAAAAAGCAGTTGATGAAGCAATGTCCGCTGCTTACAGCAAGATCGATAAAGCTGTAAAACGGGGTGTTTTGCATCGCAATACTGGCGCTCGTCGTAAAGCTCGTCTTGGTCGTGCCCTGAAGAAGCAAACCGCAGCAGCTTCCTAA